One stretch of Clavelina lepadiformis chromosome 6, kaClaLepa1.1, whole genome shotgun sequence DNA includes these proteins:
- the LOC143463329 gene encoding carbohydrate sulfotransferase 11-like, whose amino-acid sequence MHLRRLQRKEMLKIMTVHWKLSLLFGLLCFYITLKLTYQSESFDLNPVNFALFRDLNNVENKISKSELTKAWQAEFRKKYHFDKVKELHSNAVEKTDELSSLGNSTPTVESRLYHESSAVREESGFNLYRDGGVVKIKKLDERDDHLDKDEQFMDKMKARMANRREHVRQVCDELGIHDAVKDVWSRVVYFEQYNLLFCLVPKTGITNWRKLLHSITDTVEEPHQFHTMEFVNKWEVHSNARRISLLNNKSITKMTVVREPFERTLSAFRNRLGKVPFDGLFRDLSRKIHHRYKTNSTTDTNGFANFDEFVSYLIDTPPDRYDEHWQRYRLLCRPCAVDYDVIGKQETIDEDSRYLLKLIGAPKDAKLRTGYNTRGTPNMVLSYYNSVEPKEKLFKLYDRFKEEYKIFNYSKPTLLP is encoded by the exons ATGCATCTTAGACGTTTGCAGCGTAAAGAAATGCTAAAAATAATGACAGTGCACTGGAAATTATCATTATTATTTGgattgttatgtttttatatCACCTTAAAGCTAACCTATCAATCCGAGTCATTTGATTTGAACCCGGTCAACTTCGCTCTTTTTCGCGACTTGAACAacgttgaaaataaaataagcaaaagtGAACTTACAAAAGCATGGCAAGCTgaattcagaaaaaaatatcattttgaCAAAGTAAAAGAATTACATAGCAATGCAGTTGAAAAGACAGACGAACTTTCCTCACTCGGAAATTCCACTCCAACTGTTGAAAGTAGGCTTTATCACGAATCCTCCGCAGTACGTGAGGAAAGTGGTTTTAATCTGTATCGCGACGGCGGTgttgtgaagataaaaaagctCGACGAACGTGATGACCATCTCGACAAAGATGAACAATTTATGGATAAAATGAAAGCGAGGATGGCGAACAGACGGGAGCACGTGAGACAAGTTTGCGATGAATTAG GTATTCATGACGCAGTCAAAGATGTCTGGAGTCGGGTAGTGTATTTTGAGCAATATAACTTGCTTTTCTGCTTAGTACCGAAAACTGGAATCACTAACTGGCGAAAGCTGTTACATTCCATAACAGACACAGTTGAAGAACCT CACCAATTCCATACGATGGAATTCGTTAACAAATGGGAAGTGCATTCTAATGCACGAAGGATCAGTTTACTCaacaacaaaagtataacaaagaTGACTGTTGTCAGAGAACCATTTGAAAGAACCCTATCAGCTTTCAGAAACCGTTTGGGAAAAGTCCCCTTCGATGGGTTGTTTAGAGATTTATCGAGGAAGATTCATCACCGGTACAAAACAAACTCAACCACAG ATACAAATggatttgcaaattttgacgaATTCGTTTCGTATTTGATCGACACCCCTCCTGACCGGTACGATGAGCATTGGCAGCGATACCGACTACTTTGCCGACCTTGCGCTGtggattatgacgtcataggcAAACAGGAAACAATTGATGAAGATTCAAG ATACCTTCTGAAGTTGATCGGAGCTCCGAAAGATGCCAAACTCCGAACAGGATATAACACCAGAGGGACTCCAAATATGGTCTTAAGTTACTATAACAGCGTCGAACCCAaggaaaaactttttaaactctATGATCGTTTTAAAGaagaatataaaatatttaactatAGCAAGCCAACTTTATTGCCTTAA